A stretch of Rubinisphaera margarita DNA encodes these proteins:
- a CDS encoding C-terminal binding protein, whose translation MSDRPLVVVTDFIEEPLAIEREILGSVAEVVALNAFEEKELHGVIEKASAVMVYHTVPITADTINRLERCKLIVRCGVGYDNVDRPAARKRGISVANVPDYGTEEVADSAIAMALAFTRGTHILNHRLQREFGPWSYQQIVPKPRLRGEVFGIVGLGRIGIATALRAKALGCDVRFYDPYVEQGMDKALGIRQVHSLPELLSAAYVVSLHCPLTEETANLIDEEMLGQMRPGSYLINTARGGVVHPKIILHALENNLLAGAGIDVLPDEPPSPDNPLIQAWRNPDHPAYERLILNPHAAFYCEEGLEEMRVKGSQNCLRVLQGMPPLNVVN comes from the coding sequence ATGTCCGATCGCCCGCTGGTTGTTGTCACCGACTTCATTGAAGAGCCCCTTGCGATCGAACGCGAGATTCTGGGCTCCGTTGCCGAAGTGGTCGCGCTCAATGCCTTCGAAGAGAAAGAACTTCACGGCGTCATCGAGAAGGCGTCGGCTGTAATGGTCTATCACACCGTGCCGATTACCGCGGACACGATCAATCGGCTGGAGCGATGTAAGCTGATCGTCCGCTGCGGTGTCGGCTACGACAACGTCGATCGTCCAGCCGCTCGCAAACGAGGCATCAGCGTTGCCAACGTTCCCGATTATGGCACCGAAGAAGTCGCCGACAGCGCGATCGCCATGGCCCTCGCGTTCACTCGCGGCACCCATATTCTCAATCATCGTCTGCAGCGCGAGTTCGGGCCCTGGTCGTATCAGCAGATCGTGCCGAAGCCACGCCTTCGAGGGGAAGTCTTCGGCATCGTTGGGCTGGGACGCATCGGCATAGCGACCGCACTTCGGGCCAAAGCTCTCGGTTGCGATGTTCGATTCTACGATCCGTATGTCGAACAAGGCATGGACAAAGCGCTCGGCATCCGACAGGTTCACTCTCTGCCCGAGTTGCTCTCTGCAGCTTATGTCGTGAGCCTGCATTGCCCGCTGACCGAAGAAACGGCCAATCTGATTGATGAAGAGATGCTCGGTCAGATGCGGCCCGGCAGCTATCTCATCAACACGGCTCGAGGCGGCGTGGTCCATCCGAAGATTATTCTCCATGCTCTTGAGAATAACCTGTTGGCGGGTGCAGGAATCGATGTGCTTCCCGATGAACCTCCCTCTCCCGACAATCCGCTCATTCAAGCCTGGCGCAATCCGGATCATCCCGCCTACGAGCGTCTCATCCTCAATCCGCATGCAGCGTTTTACTGCGAAGAGGGTCTTGAGGAAATGCGAGTCAAAGGTTCCCAGAACTGCCTCCGTGTCCTGCAGGGAATGCCCCCGCTGAACGTGGTGAACTGA
- a CDS encoding SAM-dependent methyltransferase, translated as MAVAAPSEIRSTTGRTSVFRSQVSRVLDDLRHGRIILEENGTTTVFGTLGSDGLEAVIRVVDPKMYQRVAFEGSLGAAEAYLQGEWECDDLVELFRILCRNRERLMVMDSGVSRFFLGLAAFAHRLRKNSRAGSQKNIAAHYDLSNAFFELFLDPTMMYSSAYYEDDAMSLDEASLAKLDIVCRKLDLGPEDHVLEIGTGWGGFAEYAVRNVGCRVTTTTVSGQQYDFAKKRIEQAEIADRVTLLKKDYRDLSGSYDKIVSIEMIEAVGHDYLPEYVRKCESLLKPEGWMLVQSILMPDQRYERYRKSVDFIQKYVFPGGHLPSVGAIQHAFDDSSQMRLVEYEEFPESYARTLHEWRQRFKDKLDRVRELGFDERFIRLWEYYLCYCEGAFLEHATTVGHFLWRKVAY; from the coding sequence ATGGCGGTTGCGGCTCCTTCAGAAATCCGATCGACAACAGGTCGGACTTCCGTCTTTCGTAGTCAGGTGAGTCGGGTTCTGGATGATCTTCGTCATGGAAGGATCATTCTCGAAGAAAACGGAACGACGACCGTATTCGGGACGCTGGGAAGCGATGGTCTTGAAGCCGTTATCCGTGTTGTCGATCCGAAGATGTATCAACGGGTCGCATTCGAGGGGAGTCTCGGTGCGGCGGAAGCCTACCTGCAGGGCGAATGGGAATGTGATGATCTGGTCGAACTCTTCCGGATCCTCTGTCGCAATCGCGAACGATTGATGGTCATGGACTCGGGGGTCTCGCGATTCTTCCTGGGACTCGCGGCCTTCGCTCATCGGCTGCGGAAGAATTCCAGGGCTGGCAGTCAGAAGAACATTGCCGCTCATTACGATCTGAGCAACGCGTTCTTCGAACTGTTCCTCGATCCAACCATGATGTACTCCTCGGCTTACTATGAGGACGACGCCATGTCTCTGGACGAGGCGTCGCTGGCCAAGCTCGATATCGTCTGCCGAAAGCTTGATCTCGGACCGGAAGATCACGTGCTTGAAATCGGCACCGGCTGGGGGGGCTTCGCCGAGTACGCGGTGCGGAACGTTGGCTGCCGCGTCACCACAACAACTGTTTCCGGACAGCAGTACGATTTTGCGAAGAAGAGAATCGAGCAGGCTGAGATCGCCGATCGGGTGACGTTGCTCAAGAAGGACTATCGGGATCTCAGCGGGAGCTACGACAAGATCGTTTCGATCGAAATGATCGAAGCCGTGGGCCACGACTATCTACCGGAGTATGTCCGGAAATGCGAATCGCTGCTCAAGCCTGAGGGATGGATGCTGGTGCAGAGCATTCTGATGCCCGATCAGCGGTACGAACGTTACCGCAAGTCGGTCGATTTCATTCAGAAGTACGTCTTCCCAGGCGGGCACCTGCCGAGTGTGGGAGCCATTCAGCATGCATTCGACGACAGCAGCCAGATGCGGCTCGTCGAGTATGAAGAGTTTCCGGAATCGTATGCCCGGACCCTCCACGAGTGGCGGCAGCGTTTTAAGGACAAACTCGATCGGGTGCGGGAGCTGGGCTTTGACGAACGATTCATCCGGCTCTGGGAGTACTACCTCTGCTATTGCGAGGGAGCGTTCCTCGAGCACGCAACCACAGTGGGCCACTTCCTCTGGCGTAAAGTCGCTTATTGA
- a CDS encoding SAM-dependent methyltransferase, translated as MTTTEALVETVPREAIPCDFCGDGPEVSAGPRLSLTDRLFGVGLNLAEQGVVPDVLIRRAIRRLLSARLAEREEGTCADHQERIEWFIASACSGPIADVPEKANEQHYEVPAEFFARALGPRKKYSCCYYPDAKTSLRTAEEEALRLTCTQAELADGQQVLELGCGWGSLSLWMAEHFPGSQITAVSNSRSQKAFIDECATERGLLNLHVVTADMNEFAPTETFDRVVSVEMFEHMRNHRLLLRRISEWLNPDGKLYVHIFCHRAHPYLFSAAGPQDWMSEHFFSGGMMPSDELFLHYQEDLICERRWRWNGQHYQRTCEDWLLQTDAARDQVLTLFRECYGPEQARSWLQRWRIFFMACAELFGYNDGNEWWVSHYRFSKRT; from the coding sequence ATGACGACAACAGAAGCCCTTGTGGAGACGGTTCCTCGGGAAGCAATTCCCTGCGACTTCTGTGGAGACGGACCTGAAGTCTCCGCAGGACCGAGACTCTCACTGACAGACAGGCTCTTTGGCGTCGGCTTGAATCTGGCCGAGCAGGGCGTCGTTCCGGACGTTCTGATTCGCCGCGCGATTCGCCGATTGCTGTCCGCACGTCTGGCGGAACGGGAAGAGGGCACGTGCGCCGACCATCAGGAACGAATCGAATGGTTTATCGCTTCGGCGTGCAGCGGACCGATTGCGGACGTGCCGGAGAAAGCCAACGAACAGCACTACGAAGTCCCGGCAGAATTCTTCGCCCGGGCTTTGGGACCTCGGAAGAAATACAGTTGCTGTTATTACCCGGATGCGAAGACGTCGCTCCGCACGGCTGAGGAGGAGGCACTTCGGTTGACCTGTACTCAGGCTGAGCTCGCCGACGGTCAGCAAGTTCTCGAACTCGGCTGCGGCTGGGGTTCACTCTCGCTCTGGATGGCTGAGCATTTTCCGGGGTCACAGATCACGGCTGTCTCGAACTCGCGGTCCCAGAAGGCCTTCATTGATGAGTGTGCAACTGAGCGGGGGCTGTTGAATCTGCATGTCGTCACGGCTGACATGAACGAGTTCGCTCCGACAGAAACGTTCGATCGCGTCGTCTCAGTCGAGATGTTCGAGCATATGCGGAACCATCGCCTGCTGCTGCGACGCATTTCGGAATGGCTCAATCCCGACGGCAAGCTGTATGTGCACATCTTCTGCCACCGGGCTCATCCTTATCTGTTCAGTGCGGCGGGGCCACAGGACTGGATGTCGGAGCATTTTTTCAGCGGCGGCATGATGCCCAGTGATGAGTTGTTTCTGCATTATCAGGAAGATTTGATCTGCGAGCGTCGCTGGCGATGGAACGGGCAGCACTACCAGCGGACCTGTGAAGACTGGCTCCTTCAGACCGATGCGGCTCGGGATCAGGTGCTGACTCTCTTCCGGGAATGCTACGGACCGGAGCAGGCCCGAAGTTGGTTGCAGCGATGGCGGATCTTCTTCATGGCCTGCGCGGAGTTGTTCGGCTACAACGACGGAAACGAGTGGTGGGTCTCCCACTACCGATTCTCGAAACGGACCTGA
- a CDS encoding DUF1295 domain-containing protein has translation MTILLANAAAILTLMLLVWLISIPLRNVSIIDPVWGLGFVIVAWVTYLMSVQTGEVCYLLPVLVAIWGLRLFGYLAWRSWGEEEDKRYAEMRARRPDNFWWISLFMVFLLQGVLMWIISLPLQLGIPRNPGVVNVWTFLGTGLWMIGFFFEVIGDWQMARFKANPENQGEVLNSGLWRYTRHPNYFGEFCLWWGFWVLSISAGGPYWTVISPINMSFLLLHVSGVTLLERHMRKDKPKYEEYTRRTNAFFPWFPRTESAAT, from the coding sequence ATGACGATTCTTCTCGCCAACGCTGCCGCCATTCTGACACTGATGCTCCTCGTCTGGCTGATCAGTATCCCTTTGCGAAACGTGAGCATCATCGACCCGGTCTGGGGGCTCGGGTTCGTGATCGTCGCCTGGGTGACTTACCTCATGTCGGTGCAAACCGGTGAAGTCTGCTATCTGCTGCCGGTTCTGGTTGCCATCTGGGGGCTGAGGCTGTTTGGTTACCTCGCCTGGAGAAGCTGGGGCGAGGAGGAAGACAAGCGTTACGCCGAGATGCGAGCCAGGCGGCCCGACAACTTCTGGTGGATCAGCCTGTTCATGGTCTTTCTGCTGCAGGGCGTGTTGATGTGGATCATTTCGCTGCCTCTGCAGCTCGGTATCCCCCGCAATCCCGGCGTCGTCAACGTGTGGACGTTCCTGGGAACAGGGCTCTGGATGATCGGGTTCTTCTTCGAGGTCATCGGCGACTGGCAGATGGCTCGCTTCAAGGCGAACCCGGAGAACCAGGGCGAAGTCCTGAACAGCGGCCTTTGGCGTTACACCCGGCATCCCAACTACTTTGGAGAGTTCTGCCTCTGGTGGGGATTCTGGGTGCTGTCGATCTCCGCTGGTGGACCGTACTGGACGGTGATCAGTCCGATCAACATGTCATTCCTTTTGCTCCACGTTTCCGGCGTGACACTGCTGGAGCGTCACATGAGGAAAGACAAACCGAAGTACGAAGAATACACCCGCCGCACAAATGCCTTTTTCCCATGGTTTCCCCGGACGGAATCGGCGGCGACGTGA
- a CDS encoding sugar phosphate isomerase/epimerase family protein, protein MAEIWPIGVFTSIDAGFGVHLEVVSELKIPSIHVHTPHGNMRSEEQARDFLARCTDAGVTVTCVFCGFEGESYADIETTARTVGLVPEATRQERVLDARKIAEFARHLGCDTLGMHIGFVPEDRNSESYRDLLAVTQALLDELAEHGQKMHLETGQETASHLLQFFNDVNRDNLFINFDPANMILYGTGDPIEALKQVGPHVRSVHCKDAVWAPEDQRGTSWGREVALGQGDVDIKKYLETLKEIGYKGPLTIERELSSDRLQQKKDVGQAVELLEATRAELWGEQA, encoded by the coding sequence ATGGCAGAAATCTGGCCGATTGGCGTATTCACCTCGATCGATGCAGGCTTCGGCGTGCATCTCGAAGTCGTCTCTGAACTCAAGATCCCCAGCATTCACGTGCACACTCCGCACGGCAACATGCGGTCCGAAGAGCAGGCCCGCGACTTTCTCGCCCGCTGCACCGATGCGGGTGTGACTGTCACCTGCGTCTTTTGCGGATTTGAAGGCGAAAGTTACGCCGACATTGAAACCACGGCTCGGACAGTCGGCCTGGTTCCGGAAGCGACACGGCAGGAGCGGGTTCTGGATGCCCGGAAGATCGCCGAGTTTGCCCGCCACCTCGGCTGCGATACCCTCGGCATGCACATTGGCTTTGTGCCGGAAGACCGGAACAGCGAATCCTATCGTGATCTGCTGGCCGTCACTCAGGCACTGCTCGACGAACTGGCCGAACATGGGCAGAAGATGCACCTTGAAACCGGACAGGAAACGGCCAGTCACCTGCTGCAGTTCTTCAACGATGTCAATCGCGATAACCTGTTCATCAACTTCGATCCGGCCAACATGATTCTCTACGGCACGGGCGATCCGATCGAAGCGTTGAAGCAGGTCGGCCCGCACGTTCGCAGTGTCCACTGCAAAGACGCCGTCTGGGCTCCGGAAGATCAGCGAGGCACGTCCTGGGGACGCGAAGTGGCTCTGGGACAGGGCGACGTCGACATCAAGAAGTACCTCGAGACGCTCAAGGAGATCGGCTACAAGGGTCCGCTGACGATTGAGCGGGAACTCTCCAGCGATCGACTTCAGCAGAAGAAGGATGTCGGCCAGGCCGTCGAACTGCTGGAAGCCACACGAGCCGAGTTGTGGGGCGAACAGGCCTGA
- a CDS encoding ComEC/Rec2 family competence protein — translation MLQNSPDVSVEKRSWSRPRTPALVAAIAFAGGIALDRSQGDRFHWDWLLTAALVVGLIWLVLAAIRSRFAVIAAVGLVATSGICWHHHVWSIANPKHVVRYAASEATPLRLRATVLDAPVLVPHRLPDFATAWPGEEKSRCHLQAEAILLPERNIPVTGRLRLTVTGRIPHVRDGDRIEVGGTLRRLTPARNPGTYDFAESMRREGVLCTLFCEHADGIVVRDRQQGLPAWSPPMLLSGLRQRISHVYEQVFETDVAAMANALVLGERSGLDGEISLNFRRSGLMHLLSISGLHVALIGVVAGAIAIFLRPETRFIQWLALGGMTLSLLLAEFRPPVFRAWLLGVLLVASSMSFRPWRTVQALGLTAWVCLIVNPTWLFDAGAQLSFLGIVAILGCWKWLPDLLGRTGDGEPIDPTEEPSAWSGPLSIFGRFLFETCIISLAVTLCLLPVIGQSFHLVSLAGIPATVLALLLLTLALPGLLVIALGGLLSTVLVTPLAWPVSRLLWLMAEIAQLFSQGPLQWMPARIPFLVVLCFVFIAGILIVQTRSRIPRLKPVLLASWVVLLAAGFSPVSHRTLEAMLGQRNLELRALSVGHGNACLLRCPNGRTILLDAGSMENGQAAANAVMASLSDMGCDRLDAILISHTDTDHLNAVPFLLRDLPVRAVLLNPVGLNPHHRGLAAVVAAASEAQVPLRVVRHHDEIALDPEVRIRVRQSGNSPIAGRVDDNEHSVVVEVGYAGHRLLFPGDVSGAGQQRLFETSAESYSVIVAPHHGGRRENTPEFANWARPEAVIVSTGDAGYEPQFTEVYNRSRLTNTAEGAVRVRITSQGKLNLDRWAADQRWASLAEKPR, via the coding sequence ATGTTGCAAAACTCGCCCGATGTTTCCGTGGAGAAGCGTTCGTGGTCACGACCGCGAACGCCGGCTCTGGTGGCCGCCATCGCCTTTGCGGGTGGCATTGCTCTCGATCGATCCCAGGGCGATCGCTTTCACTGGGACTGGTTGTTGACCGCTGCTCTGGTCGTGGGCCTGATCTGGCTCGTGCTGGCCGCGATTCGGTCGCGGTTCGCCGTCATCGCTGCCGTGGGGCTGGTCGCCACGTCGGGAATTTGCTGGCATCATCATGTCTGGTCGATTGCTAATCCGAAGCATGTGGTCCGATACGCCGCGAGCGAGGCCACACCGCTTCGATTGAGAGCGACTGTTCTCGATGCTCCCGTGCTGGTGCCACATCGGCTTCCTGACTTCGCGACCGCCTGGCCGGGGGAAGAGAAAAGCCGCTGTCACCTTCAAGCCGAGGCAATTCTGCTTCCGGAACGAAATATTCCGGTGACGGGTCGACTCCGGTTGACGGTCACGGGGCGGATCCCGCATGTCCGGGACGGTGATCGTATCGAAGTGGGAGGTACGTTGCGGCGGTTGACTCCGGCTCGCAATCCCGGGACGTACGATTTCGCCGAGTCAATGCGTCGTGAAGGCGTTCTCTGCACGCTGTTCTGCGAACATGCCGACGGTATTGTTGTGAGGGATCGGCAGCAGGGTTTGCCGGCCTGGTCTCCCCCGATGTTGCTCAGCGGGCTTCGACAGAGGATCTCTCACGTTTACGAGCAGGTCTTCGAAACGGACGTCGCGGCGATGGCGAACGCGCTCGTGCTGGGAGAGCGAAGCGGTCTCGATGGCGAAATTTCGCTCAACTTCCGCCGCAGCGGATTGATGCATCTGCTTTCGATTTCCGGATTGCACGTGGCTCTAATCGGCGTGGTCGCCGGAGCGATTGCAATTTTCCTCCGTCCCGAGACGCGCTTTATCCAATGGCTCGCCCTGGGCGGGATGACACTCAGCCTGCTCCTGGCGGAGTTCCGGCCCCCGGTGTTTCGAGCCTGGTTGCTCGGCGTGCTGCTCGTGGCCAGTTCGATGTCGTTCCGTCCGTGGCGAACCGTGCAGGCGCTGGGGTTGACCGCCTGGGTCTGTCTGATCGTTAATCCCACGTGGCTGTTTGACGCTGGCGCCCAGCTTTCGTTTCTGGGAATTGTGGCGATACTGGGATGCTGGAAATGGCTGCCGGATCTGCTGGGAAGGACCGGCGATGGCGAACCGATTGACCCGACGGAGGAACCATCCGCATGGAGCGGGCCTTTGTCGATCTTCGGGCGGTTCTTGTTCGAGACCTGCATCATCTCACTGGCGGTTACGCTCTGCCTGTTGCCGGTGATTGGTCAATCGTTTCACCTGGTGTCCCTGGCCGGAATTCCCGCGACCGTGCTTGCGCTCCTCCTGCTAACGCTCGCCTTGCCGGGGCTGCTGGTCATTGCCCTGGGAGGACTGCTCTCGACAGTGCTGGTCACGCCGCTCGCCTGGCCGGTCTCGCGGTTGCTGTGGTTGATGGCCGAGATCGCTCAACTCTTCTCGCAAGGCCCACTGCAGTGGATGCCGGCTCGGATCCCGTTTCTTGTTGTCCTCTGTTTCGTGTTCATCGCAGGGATTCTTATCGTTCAGACCCGAAGTCGGATTCCCCGTCTGAAGCCGGTTCTGCTTGCGAGCTGGGTGGTGCTCCTCGCGGCTGGCTTTTCACCCGTGTCGCACCGTACGCTCGAAGCCATGCTTGGGCAACGGAATCTGGAACTGCGAGCCCTCAGCGTCGGTCATGGCAATGCCTGTCTGCTGCGGTGCCCCAACGGGCGGACAATTCTTCTCGACGCCGGTTCGATGGAGAACGGCCAGGCCGCGGCGAATGCGGTTATGGCGAGCCTCAGCGACATGGGTTGCGACCGGCTCGATGCGATTCTGATCTCTCACACCGACACCGACCATCTCAACGCCGTTCCGTTTCTCTTGCGGGATCTGCCGGTGCGGGCCGTGCTGCTAAACCCGGTCGGACTCAATCCCCACCATCGTGGGCTGGCGGCGGTGGTGGCCGCAGCTTCCGAGGCTCAGGTGCCGCTACGAGTCGTTCGGCATCACGACGAGATCGCACTCGATCCCGAAGTGAGAATTCGGGTGCGGCAGAGCGGAAACTCGCCGATCGCCGGGCGAGTCGACGACAATGAACATTCGGTGGTCGTCGAAGTTGGATACGCAGGGCACCGTCTGCTGTTTCCCGGCGATGTCTCCGGAGCAGGGCAACAACGTTTGTTCGAGACATCCGCGGAGAGTTATTCCGTGATCGTGGCTCCGCATCATGGCGGAAGACGGGAGAACACGCCGGAGTTCGCAAACTGGGCCCGACCGGAAGCAGTCATTGTTTCCACAGGCGATGCCGGTTACGAACCTCAATTCACCGAAGTCTATAATCGCTCACGGCTTACGAATACCGCGGAAGGAGCCGTTCGGGTTCGGATCACTTCCCAGGGGAAGCTGAATCTCGATCGCTGGGCTGCGGATCAGCGATGGGCCTCGCTTGCGGAAAAGCCCCGATAG